One genomic region from Cucurbita pepo subsp. pepo cultivar mu-cu-16 unplaced genomic scaffold, ASM280686v2 Cp4.1_scaffold000359, whole genome shotgun sequence encodes:
- the LOC111785072 gene encoding 50S ribosomal protein L21, chloroplastic-like gives MASLTLSLCSHFASHCRLSAKQNFPSSTPNFPSNSHYDSFNFALSTSSSSLKLSSSSVTSSHPALPFLLKSSESEAAVIESEPAASQTVEVPSEEAPKREEIFAVVMIGSRQYIVFPGRYIHTQRLKGANVNDKITLNKVLLVGTKTEAYIGKPIVTNAAVHAVVEEQGLDKKVIVFKYKKKKNYRRNIGHRQPNTRIRITEISGYQGYPASTLES, from the exons ATGGCGTCTCTCACTCTTTCCCTCTGCTCACATTTCGCCTCTCATTGCCGACTCTCCGCCAAGCAGaattttccttcttcaactCCAAATTTCCCCTCAAATTCCCACTATGATTCCTTCAATTTTGCCCTTTctacttcatcttcttccctcAAACTCTCCTCTTCTTCGGTTACTTCTTCCCACCCTGCATTGCCCTTCCTCCTCAAGTCCTCCGAGTCCGAAGCGGCGGTAATCGAGTCTGAACCTGCCGCTTCCCAAACTGTTGAAGTCCCCTCGGAAGAGGCCCCCAAGCGCGAGGAAATCTTTGCGGTAGTTATG ATTGGATCCCGCCAATATATAGTCTTTCCAGGGCGTTATATACATACCCAGAGGCTGAAAGGAGCTAACGTCAATGATAAG ATAACTCTGAACAAGGTTTTGCTTGTGGGAACAAAAACTGAGGCATACATTGGAAAACCCATAGTGACAAACGCTGCTGTTCACGCCGTTGTCGAGGAGCAG GGATTAGATAAGAAGGTAATCGTGTTCAagtacaagaaaaagaaaaactaccGAAGGAACATCGGACATCGTCAG CCGAATACACGAATTAGGATAACGGAAATCAGTGGATATCAAGGCTATCCCGCATCCACACTTGAGTCGTAG
- the LOC111785074 gene encoding calcium-dependent protein kinase 11-like → MERPIKASQSSSTRVTYSVLPHQTPRLRDHYLLGKKLGQGQFGTTYLCTHRPTGALYACKSIPKRKLLCKEDYEDVWREIQIMHHLSEHPNVVQIKGTYEDSVFVHLVMELCAGGELFDRILHKGHYSEREAAKLIKTIVGVVESCHSLGVMHRDLKPENFLFDNPGEDAKLKATDFGLSVFYQPGQSFCDVVGSPYYVAPEVLRKEYGHEVDVWSAGVILYILLSGVPPFWAETDSGIFRQILYGRLDFNSDPWPSISDGAKDLIRKMLTRDPKERISAHEVLCHPWIVDDTVAPDKPIDSAVLSRLKQFSAMNKLKKMALRVIAERLSEEEIGGLKELFKMIDTDNSGSITFEELKEGLKKVGSELMESDIKSLMDAADIDNSGTIDYGEFLAATLHLNKIEREDNLVAAFSYFDKDGSGYITIDELQHSCKEFGLGDVHLDEIIKEIDQDNDGRIDYEEFAAMMKKGDGGGVGRSRTMRNNLNFNLADAFGIKDKS, encoded by the exons ATGGAGAGGCCGATCAAAGCATCGCAATCGTCCTCCACAAGGGTTACCTATTCGGTTTTGCCGCATCAGACCCCCAGGCTCAGAGATCATTACCTTCTCGGCAAGAAACTCGGGCAGGGCCAATTTGGAACCACTTATCTCTGCACTCATCGACCCACAGGGGCCCTTTATGCCTGCAAATCAATCCCTAAACGCAAGCTCCTCTGCAAAGAGGATTACGAGGATGTTTGGAGAGAGATTCAGATCATGCACCATTTGTCTGAACACCCTAATGTTGTTCAGATCAAGGGCACTTATGAGGATTCTGTGTTCGTCCACTTGGTGATGGAGCTTTGTGCCGGTGGGGAGCTTTTTGACAGGATTTTGCACAAGGGTCACTACAGCGAGAGAGAAGCCGCTAAGCTTATTAAGACCATCGTTGGAGTGGTCGAGAGTTGCCACTCTCTTGGGGTTATGCATAGGGATCTCAAGCCTGAGAACTTTTTGTTTGACAACCCTGGTGAAGATGCTAAGCTCAAGGCCACGGACTTTGGGCTCTCTGTTTTTTACCAGCCAG GACAATCTTTCTGTGATGTAGTTGGAAGCCCCTATTATGTTGCTCCAGAAGTGCTCCGTAAGGAGTATGGGCATGAGGTTGATGTGTGGAGTGCTGGTGTTATCCTTTACATCTTATTGAGTGGTGTTCCACCTTTCTGGGCAG AAACTGATTCCGGGATCTTCAGACAGATTTTATATGGAAGGCTAGATTTCAACTCTGATCCATGGCCTAGCATTTCAGATGGTGCTAAAGATTTAATCAGGAAGATGCTCACAAGAGACCCAAAGGAGAGAATCTCAGCccatgaagttcttt GTCACCCATGGATTGTTGACGACACTGTTGCACCCGACAAGCCTATAGATTCTGCAGTTTTGTCTCGGCTAAAACAGTTCTCAGCAATGAATAAGCTGAAGAAGATGGCTCTACGT GTCATAGCAGAAAGACTGTCTGAGGAAGAAATTGGTGGGTTGAAGGAATTGTTTAAAATGATCGACACTGATAACAGTGGTTCAATAACATTTGAAGAGCTTAAAGAGGGGTTGAAAAAAGTGGGCTCTGAACTCATGGAATCTGATATCAAGTCTCTTATGGATGCG GCTGATATAGACAACAGTGGAACCATAGACTATGGGGAATTCCTTGCAGCTACATTGCACCTAAAtaagatagagagagaggataATTTAGTGGCTGCCTTCTCCTATTTTGACAAAGATGGTAGTGGTTATATCACCATTGATGAGCTTCAACATTCCTGCAAAGAGTTCGGCTTGGGCGATGTCCATTTGGATGAGATTATCAAAGAAATTGATCAAGATAAT GATGGACGAATAGATTACGAGGAATTTGCAGCGATGATGAAGAAGGGCGATGGAGGAGGTGTCGGTAGAAGTCGAACGATGAGAAACAACTTGAACTTCAATTTGGCCGATGCGTTCGGAATAAAAGACAAATCTTGA